From the Equus przewalskii isolate Varuska chromosome 19, EquPr2, whole genome shotgun sequence genome, one window contains:
- the NFKBIE gene encoding NF-kappa-B inhibitor epsilon, whose product MSEARKGPDETDESQYDSGIESLRSLRSLPEPAPAPAPGPSDGGGPQPWTHPPRTAKEPQEKEDTDGERADSTYGSSSLTEPLTLLRGPETEDTDPGSPLPPAGALSPRQLEALTYISEDGDTLVHLAVIHEAPAVLLCCLALLPQEVLDIQNNLYQTALHLAVHLDQPGAVRALVLKGASRVLQDRHGDTALHVACQRQHLACARCLLEGRPEPGRGPPHSLDLQLQNWQGLACLHIATLQRNRPLMELLLQNGADIDAQEGTSGKTALHLAVETQERGLVQFLLQAGARVDARMLNGCTPLHLAAGRGLSSISSTLCEAGADSLLRNVEDETPQDLAEDPLALLPFDDLKISGKPLLCAD is encoded by the exons ATGTCGGAGGCGAGGAAGGGGCCGGACGAGACGGATGAGAGCCAGTATGACTCGGGCATCGAGTCTTTGCGCTCGCTGCGATCCCTGCCCGagcccgccccggccccggcccccgggCCCTCAGACGGCGGCGGCCCCCAGCCCTGGACCCATCCTCCCCGAACGGCCAAGGAGCCACAGGAGAAGGAAGACACAGATGGGGAGCGGGCTGACTCCACCTATGGCTCCTCGTCGCTCACCGAGCCCCTGACCTTGTTGAGGGGCCCCGAGACCGAGGACACAGACCCAGGCTCGCCGCTGCCCCCCGCGGGGGCGCTGAGCCCTCGGCAGCTGGAAGCACTCACTTACATCTCTGAGGACGGAGACAC GCTGGTCCACCTGGCGGTGATTCATGAGGCCCCAGCTGTGCTGCTCTGTTGCCTAGCTTTGCTGCCCCAGGAGGTTCTGGACATTCAGAACAACCTTTACCAG ACAGCACTCCATCTCGCTGTACATTTGGACCAGCCGGGTGCAGTTCGAGCCCTGGTGCTAAAGGGGGCCAGCCGGGTGTTGCAGGACCGGCACGGCGACACAGCCCTGCATGTGGCCTGCCAGCGCCAGCATCTGGCCTGTGCCCGCTGCCTGCTGGAGGGACGGCCAGAGCCAGGCAGAGGACCACCTCACTCCCTGGACCTCCAGCTGCAAAACTGGCAAG GTCTGGCCTGTCTCCACATCGCCACCCTCCAGAGGAACCGGCCACTCATGGAACTGCTGCTTCAGAACGGAGCTGACATTGACGCACAG GAGGGCACAAGTGGGAAGACAGCACTGCACCTGGCTGTGGAGACCCAGGAACGGGGTCTGGTGCAGTTCCTGCTCCAAGCTGGTGCCCGAGTAGACGCCCGCATGCTCAATGGATGCACGCCCCTGCACCTCGCAGCAGGCCGGGGCCTCAGCAGCATCTCATCCACTCTGTGTGAGGCAGGTGCTGACTCCTTGCTGCGGAACGTGGAAGATGAGACACCCCAGGACCTGGCTGAGGAT CCCCTTGCACTTTTGCCCTTCGATGACCTGAAGATCTCAGGGAAGCCACTGCTGTGTGCCGACTGA